The following coding sequences are from one Mugil cephalus isolate CIBA_MC_2020 chromosome 9, CIBA_Mcephalus_1.1, whole genome shotgun sequence window:
- the LOC125013055 gene encoding peptidoglycan-recognition protein SC2-like: MDQQVVSRQEWGAELPRQRQTMKDSARRVIIHHTALQSCRGLSQCKRHLVDIQRMHMNERSFDDIGYNFLVGGDGTVFEGRGWGVVGAHAKGHNSDSVGIAFMGNFNNDTPSTQALTSVKQLLQSGVSQGFLQPQFVLCGHRDVGTTECPGENLYAALPQLRSST, from the exons ATGGACCAGCAAg TTGTGTCAAGACAAGAGTGGGGAGCTGAACTCCCTCGCCAAAGGCAAACAATGAAAGACTCTGCCCGGAGAGTTATTATACACCACACTGCACTCCAGAGCTGCCGAGGACTGTCACAGTGTAAGAGACACCTGGTCGACATTCAGAGAATGCATATGAACGAGAGAAGCTTCGATGACATTGGATATAA CTTTCTCGTCGGAGGAGATGGCACCGTGTTTGAGGGGCGTGGCTGGGGTGTAGTAGGAGCTCATGCCAAAGGTCACAACAGTGACTCAGTCGGGATTGCTTTCATGGGCAACTTCAACA aTGATACCCCGAGCACACAGGCATTAACCTCagtcaaacagctgctgcagtctgGAGTTTCCCAGGGCTTCTTACAACCACAGTTTGTCCTGTGTGGACACAGAGATGTAGGAACCACAGAATGTCCAGGAGAAAACCTTTACGCTGCACTGCCTCAACTGAGGAGCTCAACGTAA
- the foxg1c gene encoding forkhead box protein G1c gives MEDLKTSNRLFHKSSFSISSLLWRREGMLGEQETPSPSQKLRPAQPETSRQEQNFDNEKNCKKSKTFTQVDAKPVIVSGKREGNKGESKKTGGSEESVKPEKPPFSYNALIMMAIRQSPERRLTLNGIYEFIMNNFPYYRQNRQGWQNSIRHNLSLNKCFVKVPRHYDDPGKGNYWMLDPCSEDVFIGGTSGKLRRRAAAGSRAKLGLKRGGGRLMSSSTATSVTLAAASSFYWPVPPFLPLQTPVRTHLGAGTYLGSHPRFSNHATSVVSQRARLSASAADPDRFVQTHQEMSYIGVSCAQSRRHQIGTACTAFSTSIPACTLPLSDPCSFNMISGQASLFYSHQIPCAAAFSPCQEECATSKASPGQFLSKNGHSDFGGCCSDFPNYCPQVSSSPHSSWNIEK, from the coding sequence atggaggattTGAAAACTTCGAACCGACTATTCCACAAGTCCTCTTTCAGCATCAGCAGCCTGTTGTGGAGACGAGAAGGAATGCTGGGTGAGCAGGAAACTCCTTCTCCGTCCCAGAAACTGCGCCCTGCTCAGCCCGAGACATCCAGGCAGGAGCAAAACTTTGACAATGAGAAGAACtgcaaaaaatcaaaaacgTTCACTCAAGTAGACGCTAAGCCGGTGATTGTGAGTGGAAAGCGTGAGGGAAATAAGGGGGAATCCAAGAAAACCGGAGGATCCGAAGAGAGCGTCAAACCAGAGAAGCCTCCTTTCAGTTACAACGCGCTCATCATGATGGCGATCCGCCAAAGCCCCGAGCGACGGCTCACACTCAACGGCATCTATGAGTTTATCATGAACAACTTTCCATACTACCGACAGAACAGACAGGGGTGGCAAAATTCAATCAGGCACAACTTGAGTCTAAACAAGTGTTTTGTTAAAGTGCCTCGCCACTACGATGACCCAGGTAAAGGTAACTACTGGATGCTGGACCCGTGCAGCGAGGATGTCTTCATAGGTGGCACATCTGGGAAACTCCGACGCAGGGCCGCAGCGGGCTCCAGGGCCAAACTTGGTCTAAAAAGGGGAGGAGGTCGTCTTATGTCATCCAGCACTGCAACCAGTGTTACCTTGGCGGCTGCCAGTTCGTTTTACTGGCCGGTTCCGCCGTTTCTACCTCTCCAAACACCAGTGCGCACGCACCTTGGCGCAGGGACTTATTTGGGTTCCCATCCCCGCTTCTCCAACCATGCCACATCGGTCGTTTCACAGCGCGCCCGGTTGAGTGCGAGCGCTGCAGACCCCGACCGCTTCGTACAAACGCATCAGGAGATGTCTTACATCGGAGTCAGTTGCGCGCAGTCCCGTCGCCATCAGATTGGCACTGCCTGCACCGCCTTCTCCACATCCATCCCTGCATGCACGCTGCCTCTGTCGGATCCCTGCTCTTTTAATATGATCTCTGGACAAGCCAGCCTCTTTTACTCTCACCAAATACCATGTGCCGCCGCGTTCAGTCCGTGCCAGGAGGAGTGCGCCACCTCCAAAGCGTCTCCAGGACAGTTTTTATCCAAGAACGGTCACTCAGACTTCGGGGGATGCTGTAGTGACTTTCCAAATTACTGCCCTCAAGTCAGCTCAAGCCCTCATTCGTCTTGGAATATAGAGAAATAG
- the snrpd2 gene encoding small nuclear ribonucleoprotein Sm D2 — MSLLTKPKSEMTPEELQKREEEEFNTGPLSVLTQSVKNNTQVLINCRNNKKLLGRVKAFDRHCNMVLENVKEMWTEVPKSGKGKKKSKPVNKDRYISKMFLRGDSVIVVLRNPLITGK, encoded by the exons AT gAGTCTGTTAACAAAGCCCAAGTCCGAGATGACCCCTGAAGAGCTCCAgaagcgagaggaggaggagttcaaCACGGGCCCCCTCTCAGTGCTCACCCAGTCAGTCAAGAACAACACTCAGGTCCTCATAAACTGTCGCAACAACAAGAAGCTGCTCGGAAGAGTCAAAGCTTTTGACAG GCATTGCAACATGGTGTTGGAGAACGTGAAGGAGATGTGGACGGAAGTTCCTAAGAGCgggaagggaaagaagaagTCTAAGCCCGTGAATAAGGACCGCTACATTTCTAAAATGTTCCTGAGAGGTGACTCTGTCATTGTCGTGCTGAGAAATCCTCTAATCACAGGAAAATGA